A region from the Benincasa hispida cultivar B227 chromosome 12, ASM972705v1, whole genome shotgun sequence genome encodes:
- the LOC120068465 gene encoding stress-induced protein KIN2-like, producing the protein MADNSQKMNYHIEEAKGQVQKESNIMDKASDAAQLAKESMQEAGQQIKAKAQGAADALKDATGMNK; encoded by the exons atggctgATAATTCCCAGAAGATGAACTACCACATTGAAGAAGCTAAAGGCCAAGTTCAG AAAGAAAGCAATATAATGGACAAGGCAAGTGATGCAGCTCAATTAGCTAAAGAATCAATGCAAGAGGCAGGACAACAAATAAAGGCTAAAGCACAAGGTGCAGCTGATGCTCTCAAAGATGCTACTGGAATGAACAAGTGA